The Cyanobacterium sp. T60_A2020_053 genomic sequence AGACTTAAACCACACCGGCGCCCACAAAATCAACAACGCCTTAGGGCAAGTATTACTGGCGAAAAGAATGGGCAAACAACGTATTATTGCCGAGACGGGCGCTGGACAACATGGAGTAGCTACGGCGACGGTGTGCGCTCGTTTTGGGCTAGATTGCGTCATTTATATGGGTGTGGAAGATATGGAGCGTCAAAAGCTCAACGTGTTTCGGATGCGTTTGTTGGGCGCTAGAGTACAACCAGTTTCCGCTGGAAATGGTACGTTAAAAGATGCCACTTCCGAAGCCATTCGAGATTGGGTGACAAATGTAGAACATACCCACTATATTCTCGGTTCTGTAGCAGGTCCTCATCCTTATCCCATGATGGTGAGAGATTTTCACGGAGTAATCGGCAAGGAAACTCGCGCTCAATGTTTGGAAAAGTGGGGCGGTTTACCTGATATTCTCCTCGCTTGTGTGGGCGGTGGCTCTAATGCCATGGGCTTATTTTACGAGTTTGTGGGTGATGGTGGAGTGCGCTTAATCGGCGTTGAGGCGGCCGGTAGTGGGGTTAATTCGGGGAAACACGCCGCCACCCTTACCGCCGGACAACCGGGGGTATTACACGGCGCTATGAGTTACCTATTGCAAGATAATCAAGGGCAGGTAACAGAGGCGCACTCCATCAGTGCCGGGTTAGATTATCCGGGTGTAGGACCAGAACATAGTTACTTGAAAGATGAAGGTAGGGCGGAGTATTACAGCATCACAGATCAAGAGGCTTTAGATGCTTTCCAGTTGGTTTGTAAATTAGAAGGCATTATCCCCGCACTAGAAACTGCCCACGCCTTTGCTTACCTTGAAACACTTTGTCCTCAGTTAGAAGGGCGTGTGTCAATCGTGATTAATTGTTCTGGGCGTGGTGATAAAGACGTGCAAACCGTTGCCAAACATATTGAAGGCATTGACCTATAGGATAATTAATGGACAATTGACAATGAGTAATTATCGGATAAGGCTTTTGTCATAAATAAGGGTTGAATTTTGTTCAACCCTTGAAAACCTTTGCGCCTTCGCGCCTTTGCGAGAGATAAAAAACTTATTCCTCAGAATTTTTAGCCATTTTAGAACCACGACGGCGTCTAGCGCGCACCACCGGTCGATCACCCTTGAGAGCTTCTTCTATGACCATTTGCGCAATGGTTTGAGGTTCGCTAACAATAGTTACCGCCTCTACTTCTGGGGTGATAACTTTTGGCTCATCATCCTCAATTTCCGTATATTCTTCCTCAATTTCTGCTAAACTTTCGCTATCTTCCAAAGATAAAGATGGTAATTCATCTTTACTATCAAGGGGAATATCGATATTTTCATCAGAAGAAAAAATAACCGTATCTTCTTCTTCTTCAGTCTCGTCCGTTTGATTACCCTTATCGGTGGGATTTTGTACATAAACCAAAACTGATTTAGGGTCTTTAAATTCGCGCCCCAAATGAACCAAGGGAGACACCCCCATCATGGCATAAATATCCTGCTCTGCTTCTGTCATCTCCACGATTACTTTTTCAAGGATAGCTTCATCTCGACGGGAAGTGCGCTGGGGTAGATAACTACGCTCTTTCCTTTCTGGTTTTGACTCCGTTTGATTACCCTTATTTCCTTTACCGTTGGTTAAAACCAAGTCTTCTTTTGGTTCATCCAAACGACGACGACGGCGCCCGTTTTGTGGCTCTAATACCTCGTCTTCGTTATTAGTTTCTTCAATAATAACCAATGGTTTTTCATCAATAACTGGTCTTTCTACACCCTTATTAATAATCACCGGTTGCCCGTAGGTGTTCAGGTTGAGGGGCGCTGATTGTCCGGGTAAATTTGCCACAATACCTAAACCACCGCAATGGGAGCAAGTCTGTCCGAATAGTTCATAAATATTCTGCCCCTGTCGTTTACGAGTTAATTCCACCAATCCCAACTCGGACAACTGAGCAATTTGAGGCGCTGCTTTGTCATTTTTCAGCACTCGGTTAAAATGTTCAATTAATTTCAGTTTATCTTGGCGACTATCCATGTCGATAAAGTCCACAATGATAACACCACCAATATTACGAAGTTTTAACTGTCGGGCGATTTCTGTGGCTGCCTCGGTATTTGTCCAAGATACGGTTTCCCTTGAGGTGGCAGAATGGGTGAAAGAACCAGAGTTTACATCAACAACGGTTAATGCTTCGGTAGGCTCAATGACGATATAACCTCCTGATGGTAAGTCAACTCTAGGTTTGAGAGCTTCTTTGATGGCGCTACTGATGCGGAAATGATCCAAAATAGGAGTATAACCCTGATGACATTCAATGATTACCCCTTGAGGGTGACGACTAGCATTCCAATCATTAAGTTGTTTTTTCACTCGCTTAACGCTGTTGTCGCTATCCACCACGATGCGATCTACTTCATCGCTATACATATCCCGCAATACTCTCTGAATAAAATCATCATCTCGGTTGAGGAGGGAGGGCG encodes the following:
- the trpB gene encoding tryptophan synthase subunit beta, producing the protein MTVTPIKTTTKSVIVPDNFGRFGKYGGKYVPETLMPALSELETAFYQYKNDPDFTKELNYLLKDYVGRANPLYFAERLTQHYQTEKASPQIYLKREDLNHTGAHKINNALGQVLLAKRMGKQRIIAETGAGQHGVATATVCARFGLDCVIYMGVEDMERQKLNVFRMRLLGARVQPVSAGNGTLKDATSEAIRDWVTNVEHTHYILGSVAGPHPYPMMVRDFHGVIGKETRAQCLEKWGGLPDILLACVGGGSNAMGLFYEFVGDGGVRLIGVEAAGSGVNSGKHAATLTAGQPGVLHGAMSYLLQDNQGQVTEAHSISAGLDYPGVGPEHSYLKDEGRAEYYSITDQEALDAFQLVCKLEGIIPALETAHAFAYLETLCPQLEGRVSIVINCSGRGDKDVQTVAKHIEGIDL
- a CDS encoding Rne/Rng family ribonuclease, which encodes MSKQIIIAEKNQIAAVFAENQVQELVVATGSQQVGDIYLGKIENVVSGIDAAFVNIGGADKNGFIHVSDLGPLRLRKTSGAITELLSPQQPVLVQVMKEPTSNKGPRLTGNISLPGRYLVLMPYGRGVSLSRRIKNEAERNRLRALCILSKPPGMGLLVRTEAEGKAEENILEDLDFLQKQWDKIQQEANTVKAPSLLNRDDDFIQRVLRDMYSDEVDRIVVDSDNSVKRVKKQLNDWNASRHPQGVIIECHQGYTPILDHFRISSAIKEALKPRVDLPSGGYIVIEPTEALTVVDVNSGSFTHSATSRETVSWTNTEAATEIARQLKLRNIGGVIIVDFIDMDSRQDKLKLIEHFNRVLKNDKAAPQIAQLSELGLVELTRKRQGQNIYELFGQTCSHCGGLGIVANLPGQSAPLNLNTYGQPVIINKGVERPVIDEKPLVIIEETNNEDEVLEPQNGRRRRRLDEPKEDLVLTNGKGNKGNQTESKPERKERSYLPQRTSRRDEAILEKVIVEMTEAEQDIYAMMGVSPLVHLGREFKDPKSVLVYVQNPTDKGNQTDETEEEEDTVIFSSDENIDIPLDSKDELPSLSLEDSESLAEIEEEYTEIEDDEPKVITPEVEAVTIVSEPQTIAQMVIEEALKGDRPVVRARRRRGSKMAKNSEE